AGCTCGGATTTTTGTAGCGAATCCCCCTCAATCCCACCCAAGCAAAATAATTACCCTCAAATTCAACTCTATAAAATTACAAACCCCCTTATCCGTGTTATAATGAAATTGCTTGATAGATATTTGTGTTTTTGCAAAAAAGACTGATTTCAAATAGAAAGTAGAGGGTTCCCATGAAAATGAAACATAATCAGAAACACGCCCAAATAGGGACGTTTCTTCGAACGCTACGACTTGAAAAGAATTTAACTGAAAAAGATGTTGCTGAAGCCTTAGGGGTGACTGAACGTGTGATTCATCAGTGGGAAAAAGGCACCTACTTGCCTGAAATTACCCTGCTACAACCACTCGCCAATCTGTATAACGTGTCAACCGAAGATATTATCAATGGTTCGATTAGTAGTGATAGTGAAGGCGAAGAAAGAACAACCACCGATCCACAATTTTTTGAATATGCGGCAACAAGTTCTATTGAACAGCAAGATGTTTCCAGAAAAAAATGGTTCTCCCTCGTGTCGCTCGTTTTATTAATAGTTATCGCATCTTGCATGCTCATTGACTTTTTAACGATTGGACGTTTTACTTGGTCATTAATCGTGCTCATTTCAATTGGTTTTGCCTGGGGCTCCATCATTCCGATATTTATTATGAAAAAACAACCCATTTTAACGAGTATGGTCACCATGTCGATTTTAACCATTCCATATTTGTACTTACTGGATAATGTATTATCTTTAGACGGTATTTTGATTCGCATAGCGATTCCAGTCGCTGTCGCAGCCTATTTCTATTTATGGGGACTCTATGTTGTTTATCGCTACTATGATTTTCCTTGGATACGTATTGGTATGGTTGCCGCTTTTGGTGGAGCCATTTTATCCGCCGTGATTAACTTTGTCGTGTCATACAATTTAGATAGACCCTTCTTTACAGTTTGGAACATCTTATCGATTGTTATACTAGTCGCTATCGGTGTCGGTTTAATCTTTTACGAAAGACAAAAAAAGACCACACCCCCTGAATAAATCTCACTGCAATAAGTGATATTTATTTATGAAATGCGGATTGAGGAGTATAGTATAGGTAACATTAATTTAGGAGGTCATAAAATGCGTGTTTTACAACAAACGTTTACTTTAGCAAATGGGGTTGAAATTCCCAAAATTGGGTTAGGTACATGGCAAATGTCACCCGATGAAGCGTATAATAGTACCAAATTCGCTTTAGAAAATGGTTATTTGCATGTGGATACGGCTGTAAGTTATCGTAACCAACAAGCGGTGGGTAAAGCAGTCAAGGATAGTGGTCTAGATCGGGATACGGTCTATATTACAACGAAGATTCCTGGTGAAGTGAAAACTTATGATGAAGCCAAAGCAACCATTGAACAGTCTTTAAAAGAATTAGATGTCGAATATATTGATTTGATTTTAATTCATGCGCCACGTCCTTGGCAGGTGATGCATGATCGACCTATTGAAAATCATTATTATGAAGAAAATGCTAATGTGTGGCGCGCCATGGTTGAAGCGTATGAAGCGGGTCAACTAAAAGCGATTGGTGTTTCTAATTTTAGTATTGATGATTTAGAACATTTAATGGCAACGACAACGGTTGCTCCTCATGTGAATCAAGTTATTTATCATATTGGTCGGACGAACCAAGAATTACTGGCTTTTTGTCAAAATAACCATATTCTTTTGGAAGGTTACTCACCCATCGCAACCGGTCGGTTATTAGATAATCAACAAATTAAGGCAATTGCGGACAAATATGATAAATCAATTCCACAAATTTGTATTCGATATCTATTAGAAAAAGATATTTTGCCGTTACCAAAATCTGTGCATGAAGATTATATTTTACAAAATGCGGACGTTGATTTTTCAATTGAAGCCGACGATATGGCTTATTTAGATAGCTTATAAAATTATAAATAAATGAGAATTATGAATTTTATAGTTGACAATCTGTTTTTTTGCTCGTATAATCACCTTAACATTTAAATCAACTTACGTCATTGATAGAGAGAGTAGAATAATTTCGTAAAGCCAGCGAGATGAGACAGAGTGGAAGCTCATCGTTTACCAATTATTTGAAGCGCACTCTTGAGACAAGGTGGAGAAGATAGTATCCACTTTCGCAGTTCTATGCGTTAAAAAATGAGCGGATCGGGACACTTGTCCCCGTCAAGTAGAGTGGTACCGCGGGAAATCCCGTCTCTTTTACCTATATTAGGTAGAGAGACGGGATTTTTTGTATTCTCAGCTCATTGTTGGTTTGAATGTAAAATATAATATTGAGGGGATATTTATTATGAAAAATTTAGTTAAAAAATTAATGTTAGCAGCCATGACTTTAAGTTTAGGCTTAGTAGGGGTTACCGCATCTGTTCAAGCTCAAGATAGTGAAAGTCCTGTGTTGGATAAAATTAAAGCAGATGGTAAAATTGTGTTAGGTACCTCAGCCGATTTCCCGCCATTTGAATGGCATTTAGTCGAAGATGGTCAAGATACGATTGTTGGCTTTGATATTGATATTGCTCAAGCGATTGCGGATGCCTTAGAGGTAGAGTTAGTGGTTGAAGATATGAACTTTGATAGTTTAGTGGCAGCCGTAAAAACAGGCCGTGTCGATATGGTAATGGCTGGTATGAACCCAACAGAAGAAAGAAAGAAAGAAGTAGATTTTAGTGACATTTATTATCAATCAGGCTTTGTTGCCTTAGTACCAGCAGATAAAGTTGGAGACTATGCTGATTTTAATGATATTGCTAATCTTAAAGTAGGTGTTCAAAAAGGAACGTCACAGGAAGCTTTTGTTAATGAAACTTTAACTGAAGCTGAAATTACGTCGATGCCAAAAAATGATGCCTTGATTGCTGCAATGATGACCAATCGTTTAGATGCTATCATCATTGATAAAATTGTAGGTGAACAGTTTGTGTCTGTTAATCCAGATATCGCGATTGCCAATTTTGAAGTGCCACATGAAGAAGATGGGACAGCTATTGCTATTGCTAAAGGCAACGAAGCCTTGTTAGTCGAAATCCAAGCGGTACTAGACGAATTAACCGAATCGGGTGAAATTGAGGAACTTTTCATCAAAAATATCGATTTAATGGCTGGTTCAGTTGAGTAATACAAAATAATATTGGGTGGGTTTGAAAGGAAGTTTATAGATGGATTTATTGTTTGAATATTGGCCGATTTTCTTAGAAGGGACAATTAATACCATATTAATTTCATTTTTTGCGGTATTAATCGGTTTAGTCTTTGGATCTTTATTAGCCCTTTTACGCTTGTCACAGAATACATGGTTAAATTTATTCGCAAAAGCGTATATCCAGGTAGTGCGTGGAACGCCATTGCTGGTTCAATTATTTATCATTTATTTTGGTTTGACCTCTTTAAATTTATCAAGTTTTGCGTCAGGCGTTATTGCGGTTGGTTTTAATGCAACTGCCTATGTAGCTGAGATTATTAGAAGTGGGATTCAGTCGGTCGATAAAGGACAAATGGAAGCAGCTTTAGCAATTGGGATGTCGCGAAAACTTGCGATGCAAAAGATAATT
This window of the Fundicoccus culcitae genome carries:
- a CDS encoding helix-turn-helix domain-containing protein, producing the protein MKMKHNQKHAQIGTFLRTLRLEKNLTEKDVAEALGVTERVIHQWEKGTYLPEITLLQPLANLYNVSTEDIINGSISSDSEGEERTTTDPQFFEYAATSSIEQQDVSRKKWFSLVSLVLLIVIASCMLIDFLTIGRFTWSLIVLISIGFAWGSIIPIFIMKKQPILTSMVTMSILTIPYLYLLDNVLSLDGILIRIAIPVAVAAYFYLWGLYVVYRYYDFPWIRIGMVAAFGGAILSAVINFVVSYNLDRPFFTVWNILSIVILVAIGVGLIFYERQKKTTPPE
- a CDS encoding aldo/keto reductase — translated: MRVLQQTFTLANGVEIPKIGLGTWQMSPDEAYNSTKFALENGYLHVDTAVSYRNQQAVGKAVKDSGLDRDTVYITTKIPGEVKTYDEAKATIEQSLKELDVEYIDLILIHAPRPWQVMHDRPIENHYYEENANVWRAMVEAYEAGQLKAIGVSNFSIDDLEHLMATTTVAPHVNQVIYHIGRTNQELLAFCQNNHILLEGYSPIATGRLLDNQQIKAIADKYDKSIPQICIRYLLEKDILPLPKSVHEDYILQNADVDFSIEADDMAYLDSL
- a CDS encoding transporter substrate-binding domain-containing protein; protein product: MKNLVKKLMLAAMTLSLGLVGVTASVQAQDSESPVLDKIKADGKIVLGTSADFPPFEWHLVEDGQDTIVGFDIDIAQAIADALEVELVVEDMNFDSLVAAVKTGRVDMVMAGMNPTEERKKEVDFSDIYYQSGFVALVPADKVGDYADFNDIANLKVGVQKGTSQEAFVNETLTEAEITSMPKNDALIAAMMTNRLDAIIIDKIVGEQFVSVNPDIAIANFEVPHEEDGTAIAIAKGNEALLVEIQAVLDELTESGEIEELFIKNIDLMAGSVE
- a CDS encoding amino acid ABC transporter permease, encoding MDLLFEYWPIFLEGTINTILISFFAVLIGLVFGSLLALLRLSQNTWLNLFAKAYIQVVRGTPLLVQLFIIYFGLTSLNLSSFASGVIAVGFNATAYVAEIIRSGIQSVDKGQMEAALAIGMSRKLAMQKIIFPQAIKNILPAIGNEFAALIKETSIVSYLGIRDIMFASDIVRGATFQIFPPLFIAAGIYLILTSVIAYGVGRLEKRLKASD